GCTACCTTCTTCGCTGTCTTTATCCCGGCACTCAACGTCGCTTCTGTCTTCGCCTCGACTTCCTCATCATGCGCAAAATCCAACTCCGGCTGATCGTCCTTCGCTCCTTCAATCACCGGGTAAACGATGTAAGCCTGCCGCCCCGCCGCGACCTGCTTCTTCACAAACGCCCATACATCGCCAGCCCGCTCCTCCGTCGTCCTCCGCGTCACAATCGGCGTCCTTCCCGGTGGCAGCTCATCGATCACGCTTACATCAAGGTCCCCATAAAGCGTCAGCGCCAACGTCCGAGGAATTGGCGTCGCCGTCATCACCAGCACATCAGGATCGAGCGCGTCATCCTTCTTCATCAATCGAAATCTCTGCTGTACGCCAAACCGGTGTTGTTCATCCACGATCACCAGCCCAAGATTTGCAAAGTCCACCTTGTCTTCGATCAGCGCATGCGTGCCAATCGCAAGATGCGTCTCCCCGCGAAAGATCGTGGCTCGAGCCTGGCGTTTCGTCGCCTCATCCAGTGATCCGGTCAGCAGCGTCACACGATACGGCCTTCCCGTCTTCGGCGAGATAGCGTCACCCAGCAGCTTCCTCGCCGAAAGATAATGCTGCGTCGCCAGGATCTCCGTCGGAGCCATTAAAGCCGCCTGGTAGCCGTTCTCGATCGCCACCAGCGCCGCCTGCATGGCGACGATTGTCTTACCCGATCCCACATCGCCCTGCAACAATCGCCGCATAGGCTGCGGTCTCTTCATATCGGTAACGATCTCGCCCAGCACCCGCTTCTGCGCCGCCGTGGGATGGAAGGGAAGCACCTGCTTGATCGCCTTTCGCACCCCATCGCCCGTCGTGAACGCCGTCCCCTCGCGCTCCCGCATCCGCCGCCGCTTTAGCTCCAGCCCCAGCTCAAGGTAGAACAGTTCCTCAAAGATCAACCGCCGATGCCCGGGCGTGGTCGCTGCAATCAACTCCACCATCGGCGTCCCCGCCTCAGGAAAATGCACCGCCTTCAGCGCCTCGAGCCGTGCGGGCAACTTCAGCCGTGCACGCATACTCTTTGGCAAAGTCTCTTGATCGGCCAAAGGAAGACTCTGTGCCCCATTCATCGCGGCATCCTCGCGATGAGTGGGACTGCCACCACTCTCCATCTCCTCAAAGATCGACCAAAGCACACGTCTCAACCACTTCGATCCCAGCTTCGCGCCCCAAGCTGTCGTCCCACCCAGGGTCTCGTACACAGGAACGATTCGCCCCACCTCCAGCATGGAGAACTCAGCGTCCTCGCCCTGCGCATCGGTAGGCAGCAACTCGAACTGCGGCTGAATCATCTTGAACTTGCCCGCGCTCGATCGCGAAGGCTCCAGCTTCCCGTACAGCGCCACCATCTGCCCCGTACGAAACTTGTCCTTGAGATAAGCCCCGCGGAACCACATGCACTTCACCGTGTCGAGCCCCTGCCCCACGGTCATCTCGAACAGCGGCATCGACCGCGTATGCAGCAGCGCCGCCCCTCGCACCTCGCCGATGATCGATGCCATCTGCCCGGCCTTCAGTACAGAGATCGGCACCGGATTCAGCCGGTCCTCATAGCGAAACGGCAGGTGATACAGCAGGTCCTCGACCGTATCGATGCCCCGCTTCGCAAGCTCGACAGCAACCCGCTCGCCCACCCTCCTGACAAACTTCACCGGTGTAGAAAGTTCAAGCACCTCACGATGCTACCAAGCCCACCCTGCCACACCCGACAAACGCCGTCATTCTGAGCGAAGCGAAGAATCCCTGGATTTCTCCAGCCACGAAATTCGGGTGCCCCATCTTCGCGCATTGTCGTCGCACTAAGCCTTCAATGGCTGATACGTTCGGTACATCTCATCCCCAATCCCCATAAACGGCCGAAACGTAATCGGTGACCTCTCCGTCTCCACCGAGTATGCATCGCCACCCTCCACCTTCTTCGCCGCCACTAAGCTGGAGCGCGTCATCTCCGTCGGCCAGTGCCCGGTCGCCATGTACACCACCGGCCCACTCATCATCGCCGCAAACTCCGCTGTCTGCTGCGTTGCCAGCATCTTGCCCGGCTCGGTCGTGGAAGGCTGATTGACATTCATGCTCAGCGTCTCCAGCCGCACCGGCATTCCGAACTCCATCTCCACCACGTCGCCGTTCCGCCACCCACGCTTCACTGCATGGAACGTCCCTGGCCTCACGACGCCCTCGACCACGTTGCCGTTCACCATCACCCGAGTCCCCAGCCCTGCCCACTCCGGAATCCTTACATTCAGCGCGAACTCCCGCTCCGCCGCCAGCTTCAACGTCATCTTCGTCGTAGGCCGGAACGGGTACTCCGTCTCCTGCACCAGTGTCACCGGAGTTCCGCCCTGCTTCCATGTAACCTGCGAAGGCACAAATAGATTCACATGTAGGCCCGCTTCGCTCACAAAGTACGAGCTGATGCCGTAGTCCGCCGCAATCTGCGGAAGAGTGCCCGAGCAGCACGGCCACTTGTTTCCGTAGTACAGCTTGCGCCCATTCATGCTGTAGTCCGAGTAATAGAAACTCGACCCATCCTCCTGAATCGGCTTCGCCCCCAGCACCGTGTTGTAGAGCACCCGCTCCATGCTGTCGCCATACCGGCTATCGCCCGTGACACGCAGCAGATACCGCGTGATCTTGAAGTGCCCATAAGCTCCACACGGCGTCTCAAAGCTGTTCTTCTCGGAGAAGATGCTGCGCGCCAGATCATCCGTATGCGGCCGCAGCAGTTGCTCTCCTGGCCCCCATCCTCCGGTCGCATAGCTCTGCTCCTGCACGATGCGGAACCCATTCGTCGCCGCCCGAAGATGCTTCTCGCTGCCTGTCGTCAGGTAAGCCTGCATCGCCGAACTGAGCGCATTCACATGGCTGTACGCATGCTCGCCCGGCAGCACGTTGATGTCTTCGGATAGCGGATTGAACAGCAGGTCGTCCTCAAGAAACCGCACCGCCGTATCGCGATACCTCACGTCGCCCGTTCTCTGATAAGCGAGAAATAGATTCTCCGGCAGCGTGTACGTCTCGTCCCACGTGTCGCCGTCGATCTGGTGTGGCCGCGCGTGCTGCTCCATCCGCGAAAGCGCCTTCTCCGGCAGGTGCGGCAGCGCCGCATCGAGCGCTACCTTCATCGCGGGCTTCGCACTCTCCACTCCCGCGAGAGAACACGCATCGCTCAGCCCGCAGAACGTCTTGTCGAACGTGTACCCCGGCAGATGATAGCCGTCATAAAATCGGCTCACCAGGGTAGGTTGCAACCCCGCTACAAGCTGCTCCACCTTCACCTTGGTCGCCCGATCACCCGTAGCCGCATATCCCCGCGACAGCGCCGAGACATACTGACCAAAGCTGTGCCCCGCAACAAATCCCTCGGCCCCGCCATTGGTCGCCCAGAACCGCGAGTTCGAGTACCAGCCGCCCATATCATCGCCCGGCGCATCCAGCCCCGCACCTTGCCGGAACGGCTTGAGAAGCATGTCGTTGTCGAGCCCCAGAAACCGCGCCTGCGTCTGCTCAAACTGCGACCGCATCGGCCCCGGCAGCAGCGTCACCTGCCCATACTCAAGCTGCTTCAGCCTCGTACTCGCTCCCGCACCAGGGAGAAGGTCCGCCATCGCCCGCCCACCAAACGCCAGCCCTGCCGAAGCCGCGGCCCCACTCTTCAACACATCCCTGCGCGTAAACGAGCGAAACGACATCGCGATAGATCCCCCGGAGCCCGCTATTCTGAGTTGCAGAAATCCTACGCCACCCGTGCTACGACCCTCAATCGCCCGTAGTTCGACTGTCCCATGCCGACACTCGCAAACTCTGCGAGCCGATCCTCCAGATAAACTGGAAGAATGGACATCTCTCTCGCTGAGCAGGCGCAGAAGCCCGCGAGCATCCTCACCCGCACGCCGCTCATGGCGCTTGCCGTGGCTGCCTTCGGCATCGGCACCAGCGAGTTCATCATCATGGGCCTGCTGCCGGAGCTCTCGCGCGACTTCGCCGTCAGCATCCCCAAGGCGGGAGCTCTGGTCACCGGCTACGCTCTCTCGGTCAC
This Granulicella aggregans DNA region includes the following protein-coding sequences:
- the recG gene encoding ATP-dependent DNA helicase RecG, with the protein product MLELSTPVKFVRRVGERVAVELAKRGIDTVEDLLYHLPFRYEDRLNPVPISVLKAGQMASIIGEVRGAALLHTRSMPLFEMTVGQGLDTVKCMWFRGAYLKDKFRTGQMVALYGKLEPSRSSAGKFKMIQPQFELLPTDAQGEDAEFSMLEVGRIVPVYETLGGTTAWGAKLGSKWLRRVLWSIFEEMESGGSPTHREDAAMNGAQSLPLADQETLPKSMRARLKLPARLEALKAVHFPEAGTPMVELIAATTPGHRRLIFEELFYLELGLELKRRRMREREGTAFTTGDGVRKAIKQVLPFHPTAAQKRVLGEIVTDMKRPQPMRRLLQGDVGSGKTIVAMQAALVAIENGYQAALMAPTEILATQHYLSARKLLGDAISPKTGRPYRVTLLTGSLDEATKRQARATIFRGETHLAIGTHALIEDKVDFANLGLVIVDEQHRFGVQQRFRLMKKDDALDPDVLVMTATPIPRTLALTLYGDLDVSVIDELPPGRTPIVTRRTTEERAGDVWAFVKKQVAAGRQAYIVYPVIEGAKDDQPELDFAHDEEVEAKTEATLSAGIKTAKKVAKKSAAKSKSAKPELFPKQKLRSATEMYEELGKGGLAGLRIELLHGRMSSDDKEVAMARFKRGDVDVLIATTVIEVGVDVPNATVMVIEHAERFGMAQMHQLRGRVGRGAAKSYCILMTGGRVSEQAEARLDAMVRTQDGFELAELDLQQRGPGEFFGTRQAGLPEFRVANLIRDREQLELAKVEAARFAREPDPKVSKEEREAVWARLKQQWQRRYGLVEA
- a CDS encoding glycoside hydrolase family 127 protein is translated as MSFRSFTRRDVLKSGAAASAGLAFGGRAMADLLPGAGASTRLKQLEYGQVTLLPGPMRSQFEQTQARFLGLDNDMLLKPFRQGAGLDAPGDDMGGWYSNSRFWATNGGAEGFVAGHSFGQYVSALSRGYAATGDRATKVKVEQLVAGLQPTLVSRFYDGYHLPGYTFDKTFCGLSDACSLAGVESAKPAMKVALDAALPHLPEKALSRMEQHARPHQIDGDTWDETYTLPENLFLAYQRTGDVRYRDTAVRFLEDDLLFNPLSEDINVLPGEHAYSHVNALSSAMQAYLTTGSEKHLRAATNGFRIVQEQSYATGGWGPGEQLLRPHTDDLARSIFSEKNSFETPCGAYGHFKITRYLLRVTGDSRYGDSMERVLYNTVLGAKPIQEDGSSFYYSDYSMNGRKLYYGNKWPCCSGTLPQIAADYGISSYFVSEAGLHVNLFVPSQVTWKQGGTPVTLVQETEYPFRPTTKMTLKLAAEREFALNVRIPEWAGLGTRVMVNGNVVEGVVRPGTFHAVKRGWRNGDVVEMEFGMPVRLETLSMNVNQPSTTEPGKMLATQQTAEFAAMMSGPVVYMATGHWPTEMTRSSLVAAKKVEGGDAYSVETERSPITFRPFMGIGDEMYRTYQPLKA